Proteins from a genomic interval of Candidatus Aminicenantes bacterium:
- a CDS encoding acetyl-CoA decarbonylase/synthase complex subunit gamma (part of a complex that catalyzes the cleavage of acetyl-CoA) has protein sequence SGEIENSGTSGWLVVPECEGMSVLTAWAAGKFSGASIAKFVKEVGLENQVSTREIVIPGYVAQISGELEENLPGWKVLVGPQDAADIESFIKMKNAK, from the coding sequence CTCAGGCGAAATCGAAAACAGCGGGACAAGCGGCTGGCTGGTGGTCCCGGAATGTGAGGGAATGAGCGTGCTTACAGCATGGGCGGCGGGAAAGTTTTCCGGCGCCTCCATCGCCAAATTCGTTAAGGAAGTAGGCCTGGAGAACCAGGTATCCACGCGCGAGATCGTTATTCCCGGCTACGTCGCCCAGATCAGCGGGGAACTGGAGGAAAACCTGCCGGGCTGGAAGGTGCTCGTCGGTCCCCAGGATGCCGCAGATATTGAAAGCTTTATCAAAATGAAAAATGCAAAATGA